Part of the Usitatibacter palustris genome, TTCACGGCAACCGGATTGCCGTGCGCTTCGCCTACGAATGGCACGACGACTCGGGCCACTGGTTCCGCTCCTATGGGAACGAGAACTGGGAGTTCGACGAGCACGGGTTCATGCGCCGCCGCATCGCCAGCATCAATGACCATCCGATCCAGGAGAGCGAGCGCAAGTACCGTTGGCCGTTGGGGCGGCGGCCGGACGATCACCCCGGTTTGTCCGAGCTTGGCCTGTGAAGCGCGAGGCGCCGAGCAAGACAGCGAAGCTGGCAGCAGAAGGGCGGCGGGCTACCAAGTTGCTGCGCGGCAAGACCGTTGCCGTTGTTCGCCGCCATCGCGCCGGCGAGATCCTGATCGAGTTCACCGACCATTCCCGCATCTTCGTGGATGGCGAGGGCGAACTGGAGATCTCGATCGCTGGGACCGACGACGATGAGTGAGCTCGACGACTGACGCATGGCGATCTGCTACCAGGTTATGGAGTGCGGAGATCGCGCCTTGCTCGAGCAATGGATGGCCCAATGGTCTGACCTCGTGGATTTCGAGGTTCATCCCGTCATGACTTCCCAGGAAGCGACGCAGCGAATGGCACCGAAGGCGGAGACGTGATGCGATGCAGATTCGCGAAATCGAAGTAGCCGAGGTCGAGGTTGTGCGCCAGCTGCTCATGATGAACGGCTGGGGC contains:
- a CDS encoding DUF3303 domain-containing protein, with the protein product MAQWSDLVDFEVHPVMTSQEATQRMAPKAET